Proteins encoded in a region of the Bacteroidales bacterium genome:
- a CDS encoding class I SAM-dependent methyltransferase, translating into MSRTVPVSSEFGTDRGLPIDRYYIEKFLKKNKKHIKGRILEIAEDTYSRKFADYSSSKEPVFETMHYDGKETNSTIIGDLTNLENLPVDRYDCFICTQTYNFIFDVQKAIKGSFQLLKPGGIVLATVGGISQISRYDMDRWGDYWRFTDKSISRLFKNAGFSKVGVVTMGNSLAASGFLQGLVVEDFPERKKLDEKDEDYQMIIGVSAIK; encoded by the coding sequence TTGAGTCGAACAGTTCCTGTTAGTTCCGAATTCGGAACCGACAGGGGATTGCCGATTGACAGATATTATATTGAAAAGTTCCTTAAAAAGAACAAAAAGCATATCAAAGGGAGAATACTGGAGATAGCTGAAGATACCTATTCCAGGAAATTTGCCGATTATTCTTCGTCAAAAGAACCGGTATTTGAAACCATGCACTATGACGGAAAGGAGACCAATTCAACCATTATCGGCGATTTAACAAACCTTGAAAATTTACCTGTCGATCGTTACGATTGTTTTATCTGTACCCAGACCTATAATTTTATCTTTGATGTCCAGAAAGCTATTAAAGGATCTTTCCAACTCCTGAAGCCGGGTGGTATCGTATTGGCAACGGTAGGTGGCATATCCCAGATATCCCGTTACGATATGGACCGGTGGGGCGACTATTGGCGTTTTACCGATAAGTCGATATCCAGACTTTTCAAAAATGCCGGATTTTCTAAAGTTGGTGTAGTTACGATGGGTAATAGTCTTGCCGCTAGTGGATTTCTTCAGGGATTAGTGGTTGAAGATTTTCCGGAAAGGAAAAAGCTGGATGAGAAAGATGAAGATTACCAGATGATTATAGGTGTTTCTGCTATTAAATAA